From the genome of Lotus japonicus ecotype B-129 chromosome 6, LjGifu_v1.2, one region includes:
- the LOC130724446 gene encoding 3'-5' exonuclease-like, with product MKRLGEEEKEREEFGFPRLASFVCECEPLSVSEEELQAIESTFQSSHSSLRRRRSSHRRLPTSLLALQLPTLSPSHSQGYSRMRLPVMKFSGQITYSRSFDDVQKAVTKLLEFVEEKKRAMMRIAIGFDIEWRPSFVRGVPPGKVAVMQICGDTSHCHVLHLIHSGIPQNLQLLLEDPTVLKVGAGIGSDASKVFRDYNVSVKGVEDLSFHANEKLGGGINKWGLAALTETVLSKQLKKPNKIRLGNWETPVLSKEQLQYAATDAFASWYLYEAIKNLPDSSGKDGGAPQQ from the exons ATGAAGCGGTTAGGGGAAGAGGAAAAGGAGAGGGAAGAGTTTGGTTTCCCACGACTGGCCTCATTCGTCTGCGAATGCGAGCCTCTCTCTGTCTCAGAGGAAGAACTTCAAGCCATCGAATCCACATTTCAATCCTCTCATTCCTCCCTCCGCCGCCGCCGCAGCAGCCACCGCCGATTGCCCACATCGCTTCTCGCTCTTCAACTCCCAACTCTCTCACCTTCTCACTCTCAAG GCTACTCAAGGATGAGATTGCCAGTAATGAAGTTTAGTGGCCAAATTACGTATAGCAGGAGTTTTGATGATGTACAGAAGGCTGTAACAAAGCTCTTAGAATTtgttgaagaaaagaaaagagcgATGATGCGAATTGCAATTGGATTTGACATTGAGTGGAGACCCAGCTTCGTAAGAG GTGTTCCTCCTGGGAAAGTAGCAGTAATGCAGATATGTGGTGACACCAGTCATTGTCACGTTCTACATCTAATTCATTCTGGTATCCCCCAGAATCTACAGCTTTTACTTGAAGATCCCACAGTTTTGAAG GTTGGAGCTGGGATTGGCAGCGATGCTAGTAAGGTTTTTAGAGACTATAACGTATCTGTCAAAGGTGTGGAAGATCTTTCCTTTCATGCTAATGAAAAGCTAGGTGGAGGTATTAATAAGTGGGGTCTTGCAGCTTTGACTGAAACAGTTTTATCGAAACAG CTTAAAAAGCCCAACAAAATTAGACTGGGAAATTGGGAAACTCCTGTTTTGTCAAAGGAGCAACTACAGTATGCTGCCACTGATGCTTTTGCTTCTTGGTATCTCTATGAG GCAATTAAAAATCTCCCAGACAGTAGTGGCAAAGATGGTGGTGCGCCGCAACAATGA
- the LOC130722436 gene encoding DNA repair protein RAD50: protein MSTVDKMLIKGIRSFDPENKNVITFFKPLTLIVGPNGAGKTTIIECLKLSCTGELPPNARSGHSFIHDPKVAGETETKGQIKLRFKTPAGKDVVCIRSFQLTQKASKMEYKAIESVLQTINPHSGEKVCLSYRCANMDKEIPALMGVSKAILENVIFVHQDEANWPLQDPSTLKKKFDDIFSATRYTKALEVIKKLHKEQAQEIKTYKLKLEHLQTLKDAAYKLRESIAQDQEKMEALKSQVQQLDGGIQDLDAKIDHAEKTFKDLRRLQEQISTKTAQRSVLFKEQQKQYSALEEDNEDTDEELMEWKTKFSEMIAMLETKITKLEREMEDIDTKSSFLQKQIDNSNWEMGKLQTEAKAHMSLKNERDSSIQNLFARYSLGSLPKSPFSDEVALNLTSRVKSRLGDLEKDLEDKKKAINNELKNAWDCYMEANDCWKNVDATKQAKIEIKSGKLKSIEEKTKERDSFELQISNVNFSLIDERERNLHIEVERKTKQLSEREFEPNIRHMQSELYSVDQKIKGVNREKDIMASDSEDRVKLSLKKTELENQKKKYKKIIDDQKDKIRRVLKGRVPPDKDMKKEITKALRTVGTEFDDLNVKFREAEKEVNLLQMKIQEVNSNLSKHHKDMESRKRFIESKLQSLDSQCSGIDSYLKVLESSKEKRDVQKSKYNIADGMRQMFDPFERVARAHHFCPCCERPFSTEEEDSFVKKQRVKAASSAEHMKVLAVETSSADSHYQQLDKLRMVYEEYIKLSKEAIPNAEKELQQLKEELDQKSQALDDICGVLAQVKTEKDLVEALVQPVENADRIFQEIEAQQKQVEDLEYKLDFRGPGVRTLEEIQLELNALQTTKDNLHTELEKLREEQRYMENDLSNIRIRWHSLREEKGGVANTLQVVKRLEEEIESLTEEMNQIDLAEKDLAETLGPLSKKKDKLLADHDELKARLNQEYEDLNERKRSYQQEAQAIFGMNFKIKEYSDLKKGDRLKELQEKKSQLESNLQSGETRKQEISVELNNNKDSMRNQDRLRRNIEDNLNYRKTKAEVDELACEIEALEGNILKVGGISTFETELQKLSQEKERLVSELHRCQGTMSVYQSNISKNKIDLKQAQYKDIDKRYFDQLIQLKTTEMANKDLDRYYNALDKALMRFHTMKMEEINKIIRELWQQTYRGQDIDYISIHSDSEGAGTRSYSYRVLMQTGDAELEMRGRCSAGQKVLASLIIRLALAETFCLNCGILALDEPTTNLDGPNAESLAAALLRIMEDRKGQENFQLIVITHDERFAQLIGRRQHAERYYRVAKDDHQHSIIESQEIFD, encoded by the exons ATGAGTACGGTTGacaagatgttgatcaaaggtATCCGGAGTTTCGACCCGGAGAACAAGAACGTCATCACCTTCTTCAAGCCCTTAACCCTAATCGTTGGCCCCAACGGTGCCGGCAAAACCACAATCATCGAGTGCTTGAAGCTCTCCTGCACCGGCGAGTTGCCTCCTAATGCCAGGTCTGGCCACAGCTTCATTCACGATCCCAAG GTCGCCGGCGAAACTGAAACCAAGGGACAGATTAAGCTCCGTTTCAAAACCCCCGCCGGTAAAGACGTGGTTTGCATAAGGTCCTTTCAGCTCACGCAAAAGGCCTCCAAGATGGAATACAAGGCTATTGAGAGCGTGCTTCAAACCATTAATCCTCATTCCGGCGAG AAAGTTTGCCTAAGCTATAGATGCGCTAACATGGATAAAGAGATTCCTGCGCTCATGGGTGTTTCAAAGGCCATTTTGGAAAATGTTATATTCGTTCATCAGGATGAAGCAAATTGGCCCCTCCAGGATCCTTCCACGTTAAAGAAGAAGTTTGATGACATTTTTTCGGCAACGCG ATACACTAAGGCACTGGAGGTTATTAAGAAACTTCACAAGGAGCAAGCTCAAGAGATAAAGACTTACAAGCTGAAACTAGAACATCTTCAAACTCTAAAAGATGCTGCTTATAAG cTTCGGGAAAGCATTGCACAGGATCAGGAGAAAATGGAGGCACTAAAAAGTCAGGTACAGCAGTTGGACGGAGGCATTCAAGATTTGGATGCTAAAATTGATCATGCTGAAAAAACATTTAAAGATTTGAGGAGGCTGCAGGAGCAGATATCAACTAAAACTGCACAACGGAGCGTCTTGTTTAAggaacaacagaaacaatattCAGCTCTTGAGGAAGATAATGAAG ACACTGATGAAGAGTTGATGGAATGGAAGACCAAGTTTAGTGAAATGATTGCAATGTTAGAAACAAAAATAACCAAGTTGGAAAGAGAGATGGAGGACATTGACACTAAAAGTTCTTTCCTTCAGAAGCAAATTGATAATTCCAACTGGGAGATGGGCAAGCTACAGACAGAAGCAAAG GCTCACATGTCTTTGAAGAATGAACGCGATTCCTCAATTCAAAATCTTTTTGCTAGGTATAGCTTAGGGTCTCTTCCAAAGTCACCCTTCAGTGATGAGGTTGCTTTAAACCTCACTAGTCGAGTAAAGTCAAGATTGGGGGATCTTGAGAAGGAtctggaagataaaaag AAAGCAATCAACAATGAACTCAAGAATGCGTGGGATTGCTACATGGAAGCAAATGACTGTTGGAAAAATGTTGACGCTACAAAACAAGCTAAGATAGAGATCAAG AGTGGTAAATTAAAGAGCATTGAAGAGAAGACAAAAGAGCGTGACTCATTTGAACTTCAAATATCCAATGTAAACTTTTCTCTTATagatgaaagagaaagaaatttG CACATTGAGGTTGAGCGAAAGACAAAGCAACTCAGTGAAAGAGAATTTGAACCGAATATACGTCATATGCAAAGTGAGCTATATAGTGTAGACCAGAAGATTAAGGGTGTCAATCGAGAGAAGGATATCATGGCTTCTGACTCGGAGGACAGAGTGAAGCTATCTCTTAAGAAGACAGAGTTGGAGAatcagaagaaaaaatataagaagat AATTGATGACCAAAAGGATAAAATAAGAAGGGTGCTAAAAGGGAGGGTTCCTCCTGATAAGGACATGAAGAAGGAAATTACAAAAGCACTAAG GACTGTTGGAACTGAATTTGATGACCTGAATGTAAAATTCCGTGAAGCTGAGAAAGAAGTCAATTTGTTGCAGATGAAGATACAAGAGGTTAACAGTAATCTATCCAAGCACCACAAGGATATGGAAT CAAGAAAGAGATTTATTGAATCCAAGCTTCAGTCGTTGGATTCACAATGTTCTGGAATTGACTCTTATCTCAAAGTTTTAGAGTCTTCCAAGGAAAAAAGAGATGTACAGAAAAG CAAATATAACATTGCGGATGGCATGCGACAAATGTTTGATCCTTTTGAAAGGGTTGCCAGAGCTCATCATTTTTGCCCTTGCTGTGAGCGCCCTTTCTCtacagaagaagaagatagtTTTGTCAAGAAG CAAAGAGTGAAGGCCGCCAGCTCCGCTGAACATATGAAAGTTCTTGCTGTGGAGACATCAAGCGCAGACTCACATTATCAGCAGTTAGACAAGCTTCGTATGGTTTATGAAGAATATATTAAACTTAGTAAGGAGGCAATCCCTAATGCTGAAAAGGAACTTCAGCAACTTAAGGAAGAGCTGGATCAAAAATCTCAGGCTCTTGATGAT ATTTGCGGTGTTTTAGCTCAAGTGAAGACCGAGAAGGATTTGGTTGAGGCACTGGTCCAACCTGTTGAAAACGCTGACCGGATTTTCCAAGAAATTGAAGCTcaacaaaagcaagttgaggaTTTAGAATATAAGCTTGATTTTCGAGGACCAGGAGTGAGGACGCTGGAAGAAATTCAATTAGAGCTTAATGCATTGCAGACCACAAA GGACAATTTGCATACTGAATTGGAGAAGTTGAGAGAAGAACAGAGGTATATGGAGAATGATCTGTCAAATATTCGAATACGGTGGCACAGTCTAAGGGAGGAGAAAGGGGGAGTAGCTAACACATTGCAAGTTGTTAAACGATTAGAAGAAGAAATAGAAAGTTTGACTGAAGAAATGAACCAAATAGATCTTGCTGAGAAG GATCTGGCAGAAACTCTTGGACCTTTATCCaagaagaaagataaattacttgCTGACCATGATGAACTAAAAGCAAGACTTAACCAAGAGTATGAAGATCTGAATGAACGAAAAAGAAGTTATCAGCAAGAAGCCCAAGCAATTTTTGgaatgaattttaaaattaaaga GTACTCTGATTTAAAGAAAGGAGACAGGTTGAAGGAACTGCAAGAAAAGAAATCCCAATTAGAATCTAATCTTCAAAGTGGTGAAACCAGGAAGCAGGAAATTTCAGTTGAACTAAACAATAATAAAGATTCGATGCGAAATCAAGATCGATTAAGAAGAAATATTGAGGATAACTTAAATTACAGGAAAACAAAGGCTGAAGTAGATGAGCTAGCATGTGAAATTGAAGCGCTTGAAGGAAATATACTGAAGGTTGGTGGGATTTCCACATTTGAAACTGAGCTCCAGAAACTATCCCAGGAGAAGGAGAGGCTTGTTTCAGAG TTACATAGGTGCCAGGGAACAATGTCTGTTTACCAGagcaatatttccaagaatAAGATTGATCTTAAGCAGGCTCAATACAAGGACATAGATAAGCGATACTTTGATCAGCTTATCCAGCTTAAG ACAACTGAAATGGCAAACAAGGACCTGGACAGATACTACAATGCATTGGATAA AGCTCTGATGCGCTTCCACACAATGAAAATGGAAGAAATCAACAAAATCATTAGGGAATTGTGGCAACAGACTTATAGAGGACAGGATATAGACTACATTAGTATTCATTCAGATTCCGAAGGTGCCGGCACCCGATCCTACAGCTACAGG GTTCTCATGCAGACTGGCGATGCAGAGTTAGAAATGAGAGGAAGATGTAGTGCAGGTCAGAAG GTACTGGCATCTCTTATCATTCGTTTGGCCTTAGCTGAAACGTTTTGCCTCAACTGTGGAATACTCGCATTGGATGAACCAACCACAAACTTGGATGGACCAAATGCTGAAAGTCTGGCTGCTGCTCTCCTAAG GATCATGGAGGACAGGAAAGGCCAGGAAAATTTTCAGCTAATTGTAATTACTCATGATGAGCGTTTTGCACAACTGATTGGTCGGCGCCAGCATGCAGAGAGATATTATCGAGTCGCGAAAGATGATCA TCAGCACAGTATTATCGAATCTCAAGAGATATTTGACTGA